A window of Mercenaria mercenaria strain notata chromosome 16, MADL_Memer_1, whole genome shotgun sequence contains these coding sequences:
- the LOC128549785 gene encoding cholecystokinin receptor type A-like, with product MEKEETNLTLEELDEEERLKHLPLTVLLVIIMVIGIVGNTLVLIIYKRKFTRSSARSYILSLAVADLSVCLVGIPYHVLDLTLILTYTHTNLCKVLSFFIGACTLSSVFILLVVGLDRYFKVCRPLKRQIRAFGDRKACVLATFVAVVISIPNGIIYGQSAVQTPVNNLTGVECFIADEYHGSDLAVGYLGFNLLVFVISVLFLIIIYGFICRKIYQQDQMSGEIMLKKTKKVCLCCTVENQEEEDGDGEVTGAMNNEVAEDVRVTDDVTDSEFQSVNIETEETENKHLKSKLRNVKNSKGNPDRKAAVKTSCAMIRHKRPGSKAGEKNTMKITLMMMTITIVFVISYLPFIVISIIDSIDETLWFDMPVTESLLLDLMLRLYLINNVANPVIYSFWDKRFRKEIKRLLRKVACCFKNDEVNEGQSYTNSRSGMSTSCAYTKNTEAVTVK from the coding sequence ATGGAGAAAGAAGAAACGAATCTTACTCTTGAAGAACTTGACGAAGAAGAAAGATTGAAGCATCTTCCTCTTACAGTGCTCCTCGTGATAATCATGGTGATCGGTATTGTCGGCAATACCCTTGTACTTATCATTTACAAAAGGAAATTCACCAGATCAAGTGCTAGATCTTATATTCTGAGTCTAGCGGTAGCAGATCTGTCCGTATGTCTAGTTGGAATACCATACCATGTTTTGGACTTGACACTGATTTTGACATACACACATACTAATCTGTGTAAAGTATTAAGTTTCTTTATTGGAGCTTGTACTCTCAGTTCGGTGTTTATTCTCCTTGTAGTAGGGCTTGACAGATACTTCAAGGTGTGCAGACCTTTGAAAAGACAGATAAGGGCTTTTGGTGATAGAAAAGCATGTGTTCTAGCAACCTTTGTCGCAGTAGTAATTTCTATACCAAATGGTATCATTTACGGGCAAAGTGCTGTACAGACGCCTGTGAACAATCTTACTGGTGTGGAATGTTTTATTGCTGACGAATATCACGGTTCTGATCTAGCCGTAGGATATTTGGgatttaatttgttagtttttgtcATTTCAGTTTTGTTTCTGATCATTATATATGGTTTTATATGCCGGAAGATATATCAACAAGATCAAATGTCAGGGgaaatcatgttgaagaaaacTAAAAAGGTTTGTTTGTGTTGCACTGTTGAAAATCAGGAGGAGGAAGATGGTGATGGAGAGGTTACTGGTGCAATGAATAATGAAGTGGCTGAGGATGTTAGAGTCACAGATGACGTTACTGACTCTGAATTTCAAAGCGTTAACATAGAAACGGAGGAGACAGAGAATAAACATTTAAAGTCAAAGTTAAGAAACGTAAAAAACTCTAAAGGTAATCCTGATCGGAAAGCAGCAGTTAAAACTAGTTGCGCAATGATACGGCATAAGAGACCAGGATCAAAAGCTGGAGAAAAGAACACAATGAAGATAACTCTTATGATGATGACGATAACTATTGTATTCGTAATTTCTTATCTCCCGTTTATTGTTATTTCTATCATAGATTCAATAGACGAAACCCTTTGGTTTGATATGCCAGTCACGGAATCACTATTACTGGATCTTATGTTGAGGTTGTATCTTATAAATAATGTAGCTAACCCTGTTATATACAGCTTTTGGGACAAAAGATTTCGGAAAGAAATCAAACGGCTACTAAGAAAGGTAGCTTGTTGTTTCAAAAACGACGAAGTAAATGAAGGCCAGTCATATACCAATTCAAGGAGTGGTATGTCAACATCCTGCGCTTATACAAAGAATACCGAGGCAGTTACAGTTAAATAG